GTTCTTAAAAGGTACTACTAtcttttttcttgaaaatctttGAATTTTGGTATTTATGGTTTATGGGTTCAATAAGGTgtttatgtatatgggtatgtttGTAATTTGATTTTGTGCTTTTGAATTTCATTTTCTTGATCTGGGGTTTTGATATTTATGGTTCACGGGTGTGTTAAATTAAGGTGTTTATTTATCTGGCCATGTTTGTAATTTGATTTTGTCACTATATATTTCATTTTATTGATCTGGGGTTTTGATGGATTTACTTACCCAATCTGTTcttaaaaggttttttttttttttttttttttttttttttgaaattattgAATTTTGTTatttatggttttttttttttaaataagatgTTTATGTATCTGGGTATTTTTGTAATTTCATTTTGTGATTATGGATTTGGGTTTCTGATGGATTTACTAAAagtctctttttaaaaaaaaaactttgaattTTGATATTTATGGTTTATGGGTTTTTGAAATAAGGTgtttatgtatatgggtatgtttGTAAAATTGATTTTGTGCTTATGAATTTCATTTTCTTGATCTGGGGATTTAAGATGGATCCTTGAATTTTGATATTTTTGGTTCATGGGTGTGTAAAATTAAGGATATGGGTGGGGTATGTTTGCAATTTGATTATAAGCTTATGAATTTCATTTTGTTGATCTGGGGTTTTAAGATGGATTTACATATAGATCATAgtgtctttttttaaaaaaaaaaaatttaaaaatattattttgatgTTTATGGTTCATGGTGGTGTTAATTAAGGTGTTTATATGTTTATAATTTGATTTTGTGCTTATGAATTTCGTTTTCTTGATCTGGGGTTTTTAGGTGGTTTTTGATGGGTTATTAAAGTAGATAATTCGATTTGATTGTCAAGATCtgtctggatttttttttttttgatgatttCTCAAAATGTTGAAATCTTATGATTTTGGTATTTATGCTTATGTGTGTAAGTTTTAGGGTTTTGAGATGGTTTTTGATTACTTGATTTGATTTGTCTGGGAAAATTGTTGATTATTTCTCAAAAGGTTGAAACCTTGGATTTTGGTACTTTAATAATGCTTACGCGTTTGCACATCTGGTTTAATTTATGCAATTTATTTTTCTTCATCTAGGTTGTGGCATGGTTTTTGATAGTATAGATCATTCAATTTGAGTTTCAAATTATATCTTCAATTGTTTTTGATGATTTTTTGAAATCTTTCGTACTGATTATGTATGTGCCTGTTTGTTTTAGTGATTTGGGCGTATTTTTATGTGATTTTTTGTGCTTATGGATTTAGGTTTCCTTATTTATGTATCTTTTATGTTGGTTTTAGATGTTACAGCTTTTAACTTTCAATGCTATTCACAAATCTGATTGAGGTTTTTCTTTTGTTGTAATTATTAGGTTGCAATCTGAATTGATGGCTTTAATGGTAAGGAACCTGATACACTTCTCATTTTCTAATTCTGTGAGAAAAAATTTCCCTTTAACTTACACTGGTTTTCATCATCTTTTAGATGAGCGGTGACTCTGGAATATCTGCATTTCCTGAAGAAGACAACATATTCTGCTGGAAAGGGACAATAAGTGGTAGCAAAGATACAGTATTTGAAGGAACAGAATACAAGCTCTCTCTTTCATTTCCTTCTGATTACCCTTTTAAACCACCAAAGGTCAAATTTGAGACTGGTTGCTTTCATCCCAATGTTGATGTTTATGGCAACATATGCTTAGACATTCTTCAGGTATCTTCTTGACAAATGTAGAAACCATCTACTTTAAATCCTGAATTCGCCTCTGGTCTTATCTTAGTTGTTTGGTTTAACATCTTTATAATGCTTAGACTTCTTCAGGTAACATTTCGACAGTCTCATCAAGAGGCAGATGCTGTCtttaaaatcaattcatcttagtCTAGTATTTTTTGATGCAGAACATAGATTCAACAAGTTTATTTTCCAATTTAAAATGTTTATCTATCTCTGGTCTTATCTTAGTTGTTTGGTTTTATTTAACATCTTAATAACATCAGATCTGATGTGTGGAATACCATGTAATTACAGGATAAGTGGTCATCTGCTTATGATGTGAGGACTATACTCATCTCAATTCAGAGTTTGCTTGGAGGTAAAAACTATGCAATTTGTTTAGTTACTTTCCAATTTGATCTTTATTATCTTAACCACTCTCTAATATACTTTTCTTGTAATGTATCAGAGCCAAACATAAGCTCACCTCTAAACACTCAAGCTGCTGCTCTTTGGTGCAACCAAGAAGAATACAGAAAGATGGTTGAGAAGCTATACAAGCCTAGTGTGTAGTAGTAGCTAGGTACTAGTGCAGAATTGTTATTCTTTTTTCAGAATTGTTATTCTTTTTTTTCATTTAGTTGCTATTTCCTGTTCATTTTGAAGAATCTTCTCTCTTCATGTGTGAAGGAGGAAAAGGGGGTTCCAAATATGAGAATATAGAGCACCATTTCTATTTTTTCAATCTTTTGCGTCTTAAATTCCTTGGTGTTGTTGTCTAAAATATCAAAATGCTGAAACTAGGCCAATATGAGGGAGGGTTTTTGTACTGTTTATCTTGAAAGggaaaggagaagaaagaagttTATGAAGTTCTATTTTGGGACAAACATCCTTTCATTTGCCAAAACATGTGAAAGTTTTCGACTGTGTAT
The sequence above is a segment of the Lycium barbarum isolate Lr01 chromosome 6, ASM1917538v2, whole genome shotgun sequence genome. Coding sequences within it:
- the LOC132643623 gene encoding ubiquitin-conjugating enzyme E2 19 isoform X1 — protein: MATVNSGNNSNTSTTATQVMPTPKQTLPTAKTVDTQSVLKRLQSELMALMMSGDSGISAFPEEDNIFCWKGTISGSKDTVFEGTEYKLSLSFPSDYPFKPPKVKFETGCFHPNVDVYGNICLDILQDKWSSAYDVRTILISIQSLLGEPNISSPLNTQAAALWCNQEEYRKMVEKLYKPSV
- the LOC132643623 gene encoding ubiquitin-conjugating enzyme E2 20 isoform X2, with product MALMMSGDSGISAFPEEDNIFCWKGTISGSKDTVFEGTEYKLSLSFPSDYPFKPPKVKFETGCFHPNVDVYGNICLDILQDKWSSAYDVRTILISIQSLLGEPNISSPLNTQAAALWCNQEEYRKMVEKLYKPSV